A genome region from Sceloporus undulatus isolate JIND9_A2432 ecotype Alabama chromosome 1, SceUnd_v1.1, whole genome shotgun sequence includes the following:
- the TNNT3 gene encoding troponin T, fast skeletal muscle isoform X18 — MSDTEDVEQVEEEYEEEEEAQEEEAQEEEEVHEEEKKPRPPPLAAPKIPEGEKVDFDDIQKKRQNKDLIELQALIDSHFEARKKEEEELLALKERIEKRRAERSEQQRIRAEKEKERQARLAEEKARREEEDAKRRAEDDMKKKKALSSMGATYSSYLAKADQKRGKKQTARELKKKVLAERRKPLNIDHLSEDKLRDKAKELWDWLYQLETEKYEYLEKIKRQKYDITTLRNRIDQAQKHSKKAGAKGKVGGRWK; from the exons ATGTCTGATACCGAAGACGT AGAGCAAGTAGAGG AAGAATACGAAGAAGAAG AAGAAGCACAAGAAGAAG AAGCTCAAGAGGAAG AAGAAGTCCATGAAGAAG AGAAGAAACCCAGACCACCACC GCTGGCTGCACCTAAGATCCCAGAGGGCGAGAAAGTAGACTTTGAT GACATCCAAAAGAAGAGGCAGAACAAAGACTTGATTGAGCTCCAAGCCTTGATTGATAGTCATTTTGAAGCccggaagaaggaagaggaggagctgcTGGCCCTCAAAGAGAGAATT GAGAAACGTAGAGCCGAAAGGTCAGAGCAGCAAAGAATCCGggctgagaaggaaaaggagCGCCAAGCAAGGCTTGCT GAGGAGAAGgccagaagagaggaggaagatgccaAAAGACGGGCTGAAGAtgacatgaagaagaagaaggctctTTCCTCCATGGGTGCCACATATAGCAGCTACTTGGCTAAG GCTGatcaaaagagaggaaagaaacaaACTGCAAGGGAACTGAAGAAGAAAGTCCTGGCAGAGAGGCGCAAACCTCTAAACATTGACCACCTTAGTGAAGACAAACTGAG GGATAAAGCAAAGGAGCTGTGGGACTGGTTATATCAGCTGGAAACTGAGAAATATGAGTATTTAGAGAAGATCAAGCGGCAAAAATATGAT ATCACCACTCTCAGGAACCGGATTGATCAGGCCCAGAAACA CAGCAAGAAGGCCGGAGCCAAGGGCAAAGTTGGAGGACGCTGGAAGTAA
- the TNNT3 gene encoding troponin T, fast skeletal muscle isoform X34 yields the protein MSDTEDVEQVEEAQEEVHEPEEVHEEEKKPRPPPLAAPKIPEGEKVDFDDIQKKRQNKDLIELQALIDSHFEARKKEEEELLALKERIEKRRAERSEQQRIRAEKEKERQARLAEEKARREEEDAKRRAEDDMKKKKALSSMGATYSSYLAKADQKRGKKQTARELKKKVLAERRKPLNIDHLSEDKLRDKAKELWDWLYQLETEKYEYLEKIKRQKYDITTLRNRIDQAQKHSKKAGAKGKVGGRWK from the exons ATGTCTGATACCGAAGACGT AGAGCAAGTAGAGG AAGCTCAAGAGGAAG TTCATGAACCAG AAGAAGTCCATGAAGAAG AGAAGAAACCCAGACCACCACC GCTGGCTGCACCTAAGATCCCAGAGGGCGAGAAAGTAGACTTTGAT GACATCCAAAAGAAGAGGCAGAACAAAGACTTGATTGAGCTCCAAGCCTTGATTGATAGTCATTTTGAAGCccggaagaaggaagaggaggagctgcTGGCCCTCAAAGAGAGAATT GAGAAACGTAGAGCCGAAAGGTCAGAGCAGCAAAGAATCCGggctgagaaggaaaaggagCGCCAAGCAAGGCTTGCT GAGGAGAAGgccagaagagaggaggaagatgccaAAAGACGGGCTGAAGAtgacatgaagaagaagaaggctctTTCCTCCATGGGTGCCACATATAGCAGCTACTTGGCTAAG GCTGatcaaaagagaggaaagaaacaaACTGCAAGGGAACTGAAGAAGAAAGTCCTGGCAGAGAGGCGCAAACCTCTAAACATTGACCACCTTAGTGAAGACAAACTGAG GGATAAAGCAAAGGAGCTGTGGGACTGGTTATATCAGCTGGAAACTGAGAAATATGAGTATTTAGAGAAGATCAAGCGGCAAAAATATGAT ATCACCACTCTCAGGAACCGGATTGATCAGGCCCAGAAACA CAGCAAGAAGGCCGGAGCCAAGGGCAAAGTTGGAGGACGCTGGAAGTAA
- the TNNT3 gene encoding troponin T, fast skeletal muscle isoform X4: protein MSDTEDVEQVEEEYEEEEEAQEEEAQEEVHVPVHEPEEVHEEEKKPRPPPLAAPKIPEGEKVDFDDIQKKRQNKDLIELQALIDSHFEARKKEEEELLALKERIEKRRAERSEQQRIRAEKEKERQARLAEEKARREEEDAKRRAEDDMKKKKALSSMGATYSSYLAKADQKRGKKQTARELKKKVLAERRKPLNIDHLSEDKLRDKAKELWDWLYQLETEKYEYLEKIKRQKYDITTLRNRIDQAQKHSKKAGAKGKVGGRWK, encoded by the exons ATGTCTGATACCGAAGACGT AGAGCAAGTAGAGG AAGAATACGAAGAAGAAG AAGAAGCACAAGAAGAAG AAGCTCAAGAGGAAG TTCATGTACCAG TTCATGAACCAG AAGAAGTCCATGAAGAAG AGAAGAAACCCAGACCACCACC GCTGGCTGCACCTAAGATCCCAGAGGGCGAGAAAGTAGACTTTGAT GACATCCAAAAGAAGAGGCAGAACAAAGACTTGATTGAGCTCCAAGCCTTGATTGATAGTCATTTTGAAGCccggaagaaggaagaggaggagctgcTGGCCCTCAAAGAGAGAATT GAGAAACGTAGAGCCGAAAGGTCAGAGCAGCAAAGAATCCGggctgagaaggaaaaggagCGCCAAGCAAGGCTTGCT GAGGAGAAGgccagaagagaggaggaagatgccaAAAGACGGGCTGAAGAtgacatgaagaagaagaaggctctTTCCTCCATGGGTGCCACATATAGCAGCTACTTGGCTAAG GCTGatcaaaagagaggaaagaaacaaACTGCAAGGGAACTGAAGAAGAAAGTCCTGGCAGAGAGGCGCAAACCTCTAAACATTGACCACCTTAGTGAAGACAAACTGAG GGATAAAGCAAAGGAGCTGTGGGACTGGTTATATCAGCTGGAAACTGAGAAATATGAGTATTTAGAGAAGATCAAGCGGCAAAAATATGAT ATCACCACTCTCAGGAACCGGATTGATCAGGCCCAGAAACA CAGCAAGAAGGCCGGAGCCAAGGGCAAAGTTGGAGGACGCTGGAAGTAA
- the TNNT3 gene encoding troponin T, fast skeletal muscle isoform X11, with amino-acid sequence MSDTEDVEQVEEEYEEEEEAQEEEAQEEVHEPEVHEEEKKPRPPPLAAPKIPEGEKVDFDDIQKKRQNKDLIELQALIDSHFEARKKEEEELLALKERIEKRRAERSEQQRIRAEKEKERQARLAEEKARREEEDAKRRAEDDMKKKKALSSMGATYSSYLAKADQKRGKKQTARELKKKVLAERRKPLNIDHLSEDKLRDKAKELWDWLYQLETEKYEYLEKIKRQKYDITTLRNRIDQAQKHSKKAGAKGKVGGRWK; translated from the exons ATGTCTGATACCGAAGACGT AGAGCAAGTAGAGG AAGAATACGAAGAAGAAG AAGAAGCACAAGAAGAAG AAGCTCAAGAGGAAG TTCATGAGCCAG AAGTCCATGAAGAAG AGAAGAAACCCAGACCACCACC GCTGGCTGCACCTAAGATCCCAGAGGGCGAGAAAGTAGACTTTGAT GACATCCAAAAGAAGAGGCAGAACAAAGACTTGATTGAGCTCCAAGCCTTGATTGATAGTCATTTTGAAGCccggaagaaggaagaggaggagctgcTGGCCCTCAAAGAGAGAATT GAGAAACGTAGAGCCGAAAGGTCAGAGCAGCAAAGAATCCGggctgagaaggaaaaggagCGCCAAGCAAGGCTTGCT GAGGAGAAGgccagaagagaggaggaagatgccaAAAGACGGGCTGAAGAtgacatgaagaagaagaaggctctTTCCTCCATGGGTGCCACATATAGCAGCTACTTGGCTAAG GCTGatcaaaagagaggaaagaaacaaACTGCAAGGGAACTGAAGAAGAAAGTCCTGGCAGAGAGGCGCAAACCTCTAAACATTGACCACCTTAGTGAAGACAAACTGAG GGATAAAGCAAAGGAGCTGTGGGACTGGTTATATCAGCTGGAAACTGAGAAATATGAGTATTTAGAGAAGATCAAGCGGCAAAAATATGAT ATCACCACTCTCAGGAACCGGATTGATCAGGCCCAGAAACA CAGCAAGAAGGCCGGAGCCAAGGGCAAAGTTGGAGGACGCTGGAAGTAA
- the TNNT3 gene encoding troponin T, fast skeletal muscle isoform X23, with protein sequence MSDTEDVEQVEEEYEEEEEAQEEEAQEEVHEPEKKPRPPPLAAPKIPEGEKVDFDDIQKKRQNKDLIELQALIDSHFEARKKEEEELLALKERIEKRRAERSEQQRIRAEKEKERQARLAEEKARREEEDAKRRAEDDMKKKKALSSMGATYSSYLAKADQKRGKKQTARELKKKVLAERRKPLNIDHLSEDKLRDKAKELWDWLYQLETEKYEYLEKIKRQKYDITTLRNRIDQAQKHSKKAGAKGKVGGRWK encoded by the exons ATGTCTGATACCGAAGACGT AGAGCAAGTAGAGG AAGAATACGAAGAAGAAG AAGAAGCACAAGAAGAAG AAGCTCAAGAGGAAG TTCATGAGCCAG AGAAGAAACCCAGACCACCACC GCTGGCTGCACCTAAGATCCCAGAGGGCGAGAAAGTAGACTTTGAT GACATCCAAAAGAAGAGGCAGAACAAAGACTTGATTGAGCTCCAAGCCTTGATTGATAGTCATTTTGAAGCccggaagaaggaagaggaggagctgcTGGCCCTCAAAGAGAGAATT GAGAAACGTAGAGCCGAAAGGTCAGAGCAGCAAAGAATCCGggctgagaaggaaaaggagCGCCAAGCAAGGCTTGCT GAGGAGAAGgccagaagagaggaggaagatgccaAAAGACGGGCTGAAGAtgacatgaagaagaagaaggctctTTCCTCCATGGGTGCCACATATAGCAGCTACTTGGCTAAG GCTGatcaaaagagaggaaagaaacaaACTGCAAGGGAACTGAAGAAGAAAGTCCTGGCAGAGAGGCGCAAACCTCTAAACATTGACCACCTTAGTGAAGACAAACTGAG GGATAAAGCAAAGGAGCTGTGGGACTGGTTATATCAGCTGGAAACTGAGAAATATGAGTATTTAGAGAAGATCAAGCGGCAAAAATATGAT ATCACCACTCTCAGGAACCGGATTGATCAGGCCCAGAAACA CAGCAAGAAGGCCGGAGCCAAGGGCAAAGTTGGAGGACGCTGGAAGTAA
- the TNNT3 gene encoding troponin T, fast skeletal muscle isoform X24: MSDTEDVEQVEEEAQEEEAQEEVHEPEVHEEEKKPRPPPLAAPKIPEGEKVDFDDIQKKRQNKDLIELQALIDSHFEARKKEEEELLALKERIEKRRAERSEQQRIRAEKEKERQARLAEEKARREEEDAKRRAEDDMKKKKALSSMGATYSSYLAKADQKRGKKQTARELKKKVLAERRKPLNIDHLSEDKLRDKAKELWDWLYQLETEKYEYLEKIKRQKYDITTLRNRIDQAQKHSKKAGAKGKVGGRWK, translated from the exons ATGTCTGATACCGAAGACGT AGAGCAAGTAGAGG AAGAAGCACAAGAAGAAG AAGCTCAAGAGGAAG TTCATGAGCCAG AAGTCCATGAAGAAG AGAAGAAACCCAGACCACCACC GCTGGCTGCACCTAAGATCCCAGAGGGCGAGAAAGTAGACTTTGAT GACATCCAAAAGAAGAGGCAGAACAAAGACTTGATTGAGCTCCAAGCCTTGATTGATAGTCATTTTGAAGCccggaagaaggaagaggaggagctgcTGGCCCTCAAAGAGAGAATT GAGAAACGTAGAGCCGAAAGGTCAGAGCAGCAAAGAATCCGggctgagaaggaaaaggagCGCCAAGCAAGGCTTGCT GAGGAGAAGgccagaagagaggaggaagatgccaAAAGACGGGCTGAAGAtgacatgaagaagaagaaggctctTTCCTCCATGGGTGCCACATATAGCAGCTACTTGGCTAAG GCTGatcaaaagagaggaaagaaacaaACTGCAAGGGAACTGAAGAAGAAAGTCCTGGCAGAGAGGCGCAAACCTCTAAACATTGACCACCTTAGTGAAGACAAACTGAG GGATAAAGCAAAGGAGCTGTGGGACTGGTTATATCAGCTGGAAACTGAGAAATATGAGTATTTAGAGAAGATCAAGCGGCAAAAATATGAT ATCACCACTCTCAGGAACCGGATTGATCAGGCCCAGAAACA CAGCAAGAAGGCCGGAGCCAAGGGCAAAGTTGGAGGACGCTGGAAGTAA
- the TNNT3 gene encoding troponin T, fast skeletal muscle isoform X3: MSDTEDVEQVEEEYEEEEEAQEEEAQEEVHEPVHEPEEVHEEEKKPRPPPLAAPKIPEGEKVDFDDIQKKRQNKDLIELQALIDSHFEARKKEEEELLALKERIEKRRAERSEQQRIRAEKEKERQARLAEEKARREEEDAKRRAEDDMKKKKALSSMGATYSSYLAKADQKRGKKQTARELKKKVLAERRKPLNIDHLSEDKLRDKAKELWDWLYQLETEKYEYLEKIKRQKYDITTLRNRIDQAQKHSKKAGAKGKVGGRWK; the protein is encoded by the exons ATGTCTGATACCGAAGACGT AGAGCAAGTAGAGG AAGAATACGAAGAAGAAG AAGAAGCACAAGAAGAAG AAGCTCAAGAGGAAG TTCATGAACCAG TTCATGAGCCAG AAGAAGTCCATGAAGAAG AGAAGAAACCCAGACCACCACC GCTGGCTGCACCTAAGATCCCAGAGGGCGAGAAAGTAGACTTTGAT GACATCCAAAAGAAGAGGCAGAACAAAGACTTGATTGAGCTCCAAGCCTTGATTGATAGTCATTTTGAAGCccggaagaaggaagaggaggagctgcTGGCCCTCAAAGAGAGAATT GAGAAACGTAGAGCCGAAAGGTCAGAGCAGCAAAGAATCCGggctgagaaggaaaaggagCGCCAAGCAAGGCTTGCT GAGGAGAAGgccagaagagaggaggaagatgccaAAAGACGGGCTGAAGAtgacatgaagaagaagaaggctctTTCCTCCATGGGTGCCACATATAGCAGCTACTTGGCTAAG GCTGatcaaaagagaggaaagaaacaaACTGCAAGGGAACTGAAGAAGAAAGTCCTGGCAGAGAGGCGCAAACCTCTAAACATTGACCACCTTAGTGAAGACAAACTGAG GGATAAAGCAAAGGAGCTGTGGGACTGGTTATATCAGCTGGAAACTGAGAAATATGAGTATTTAGAGAAGATCAAGCGGCAAAAATATGAT ATCACCACTCTCAGGAACCGGATTGATCAGGCCCAGAAACA CAGCAAGAAGGCCGGAGCCAAGGGCAAAGTTGGAGGACGCTGGAAGTAA
- the TNNT3 gene encoding troponin T, fast skeletal muscle isoform X12: MSDTEDVEQVEEEYEEEEEAQEEEAQEEVHEPEVHEEEKKPRPPPLAAPKIPEGEKVDFDDIQKKRQNKDLIELQALIDSHFEARKKEEEELLALKERIEKRRAERSEQQRIRAEKEKERQARLAEEKARREEEDAKRRAEDDMKKKKALSSMGATYSSYLAKADQKRGKKQTARELKKKVLAERRKPLNIDHLSEDKLRDKAKELWDWLYQLETEKYEYLEKIKRQKYDITTLRNRIDQAQKHSKKAGAKGKVGGRWK; the protein is encoded by the exons ATGTCTGATACCGAAGACGT AGAGCAAGTAGAGG AAGAATACGAAGAAGAAG AAGAAGCACAAGAAGAAG AAGCTCAAGAGGAAG TTCATGAACCAG AAGTCCATGAAGAAG AGAAGAAACCCAGACCACCACC GCTGGCTGCACCTAAGATCCCAGAGGGCGAGAAAGTAGACTTTGAT GACATCCAAAAGAAGAGGCAGAACAAAGACTTGATTGAGCTCCAAGCCTTGATTGATAGTCATTTTGAAGCccggaagaaggaagaggaggagctgcTGGCCCTCAAAGAGAGAATT GAGAAACGTAGAGCCGAAAGGTCAGAGCAGCAAAGAATCCGggctgagaaggaaaaggagCGCCAAGCAAGGCTTGCT GAGGAGAAGgccagaagagaggaggaagatgccaAAAGACGGGCTGAAGAtgacatgaagaagaagaaggctctTTCCTCCATGGGTGCCACATATAGCAGCTACTTGGCTAAG GCTGatcaaaagagaggaaagaaacaaACTGCAAGGGAACTGAAGAAGAAAGTCCTGGCAGAGAGGCGCAAACCTCTAAACATTGACCACCTTAGTGAAGACAAACTGAG GGATAAAGCAAAGGAGCTGTGGGACTGGTTATATCAGCTGGAAACTGAGAAATATGAGTATTTAGAGAAGATCAAGCGGCAAAAATATGAT ATCACCACTCTCAGGAACCGGATTGATCAGGCCCAGAAACA CAGCAAGAAGGCCGGAGCCAAGGGCAAAGTTGGAGGACGCTGGAAGTAA
- the TNNT3 gene encoding troponin T, fast skeletal muscle isoform X25, whose translation MSDTEDVEQVEEEAQEEEAQEEVHEPEVHEEEKKPRPPPLAAPKIPEGEKVDFDDIQKKRQNKDLIELQALIDSHFEARKKEEEELLALKERIEKRRAERSEQQRIRAEKEKERQARLAEEKARREEEDAKRRAEDDMKKKKALSSMGATYSSYLAKADQKRGKKQTARELKKKVLAERRKPLNIDHLSEDKLRDKAKELWDWLYQLETEKYEYLEKIKRQKYDITTLRNRIDQAQKHSKKAGAKGKVGGRWK comes from the exons ATGTCTGATACCGAAGACGT AGAGCAAGTAGAGG AAGAAGCACAAGAAGAAG AAGCTCAAGAGGAAG TTCATGAACCAG AAGTCCATGAAGAAG AGAAGAAACCCAGACCACCACC GCTGGCTGCACCTAAGATCCCAGAGGGCGAGAAAGTAGACTTTGAT GACATCCAAAAGAAGAGGCAGAACAAAGACTTGATTGAGCTCCAAGCCTTGATTGATAGTCATTTTGAAGCccggaagaaggaagaggaggagctgcTGGCCCTCAAAGAGAGAATT GAGAAACGTAGAGCCGAAAGGTCAGAGCAGCAAAGAATCCGggctgagaaggaaaaggagCGCCAAGCAAGGCTTGCT GAGGAGAAGgccagaagagaggaggaagatgccaAAAGACGGGCTGAAGAtgacatgaagaagaagaaggctctTTCCTCCATGGGTGCCACATATAGCAGCTACTTGGCTAAG GCTGatcaaaagagaggaaagaaacaaACTGCAAGGGAACTGAAGAAGAAAGTCCTGGCAGAGAGGCGCAAACCTCTAAACATTGACCACCTTAGTGAAGACAAACTGAG GGATAAAGCAAAGGAGCTGTGGGACTGGTTATATCAGCTGGAAACTGAGAAATATGAGTATTTAGAGAAGATCAAGCGGCAAAAATATGAT ATCACCACTCTCAGGAACCGGATTGATCAGGCCCAGAAACA CAGCAAGAAGGCCGGAGCCAAGGGCAAAGTTGGAGGACGCTGGAAGTAA
- the TNNT3 gene encoding troponin T, fast skeletal muscle isoform X7 has product MSDTEDVEQVEEEYEEEEEAQEEEAQEEVHVPVHEPVHEPEKKPRPPPLAAPKIPEGEKVDFDDIQKKRQNKDLIELQALIDSHFEARKKEEEELLALKERIEKRRAERSEQQRIRAEKEKERQARLAEEKARREEEDAKRRAEDDMKKKKALSSMGATYSSYLAKADQKRGKKQTARELKKKVLAERRKPLNIDHLSEDKLRDKAKELWDWLYQLETEKYEYLEKIKRQKYDITTLRNRIDQAQKHSKKAGAKGKVGGRWK; this is encoded by the exons ATGTCTGATACCGAAGACGT AGAGCAAGTAGAGG AAGAATACGAAGAAGAAG AAGAAGCACAAGAAGAAG AAGCTCAAGAGGAAG TTCATGTACCAG TTCATGAACCAG TTCATGAGCCAG AGAAGAAACCCAGACCACCACC GCTGGCTGCACCTAAGATCCCAGAGGGCGAGAAAGTAGACTTTGAT GACATCCAAAAGAAGAGGCAGAACAAAGACTTGATTGAGCTCCAAGCCTTGATTGATAGTCATTTTGAAGCccggaagaaggaagaggaggagctgcTGGCCCTCAAAGAGAGAATT GAGAAACGTAGAGCCGAAAGGTCAGAGCAGCAAAGAATCCGggctgagaaggaaaaggagCGCCAAGCAAGGCTTGCT GAGGAGAAGgccagaagagaggaggaagatgccaAAAGACGGGCTGAAGAtgacatgaagaagaagaaggctctTTCCTCCATGGGTGCCACATATAGCAGCTACTTGGCTAAG GCTGatcaaaagagaggaaagaaacaaACTGCAAGGGAACTGAAGAAGAAAGTCCTGGCAGAGAGGCGCAAACCTCTAAACATTGACCACCTTAGTGAAGACAAACTGAG GGATAAAGCAAAGGAGCTGTGGGACTGGTTATATCAGCTGGAAACTGAGAAATATGAGTATTTAGAGAAGATCAAGCGGCAAAAATATGAT ATCACCACTCTCAGGAACCGGATTGATCAGGCCCAGAAACA CAGCAAGAAGGCCGGAGCCAAGGGCAAAGTTGGAGGACGCTGGAAGTAA
- the TNNT3 gene encoding troponin T, fast skeletal muscle isoform X9 — translation MSDTEDVEQVEEEYEEEEEAQEEEAQEEVHEPEEVHEEEKKPRPPPLAAPKIPEGEKVDFDDIQKKRQNKDLIELQALIDSHFEARKKEEEELLALKERIEKRRAERSEQQRIRAEKEKERQARLAEEKARREEEDAKRRAEDDMKKKKALSSMGATYSSYLAKADQKRGKKQTARELKKKVLAERRKPLNIDHLSEDKLRDKAKELWDWLYQLETEKYEYLEKIKRQKYDITTLRNRIDQAQKHSKKAGAKGKVGGRWK, via the exons ATGTCTGATACCGAAGACGT AGAGCAAGTAGAGG AAGAATACGAAGAAGAAG AAGAAGCACAAGAAGAAG AAGCTCAAGAGGAAG TTCATGAGCCAG AAGAAGTCCATGAAGAAG AGAAGAAACCCAGACCACCACC GCTGGCTGCACCTAAGATCCCAGAGGGCGAGAAAGTAGACTTTGAT GACATCCAAAAGAAGAGGCAGAACAAAGACTTGATTGAGCTCCAAGCCTTGATTGATAGTCATTTTGAAGCccggaagaaggaagaggaggagctgcTGGCCCTCAAAGAGAGAATT GAGAAACGTAGAGCCGAAAGGTCAGAGCAGCAAAGAATCCGggctgagaaggaaaaggagCGCCAAGCAAGGCTTGCT GAGGAGAAGgccagaagagaggaggaagatgccaAAAGACGGGCTGAAGAtgacatgaagaagaagaaggctctTTCCTCCATGGGTGCCACATATAGCAGCTACTTGGCTAAG GCTGatcaaaagagaggaaagaaacaaACTGCAAGGGAACTGAAGAAGAAAGTCCTGGCAGAGAGGCGCAAACCTCTAAACATTGACCACCTTAGTGAAGACAAACTGAG GGATAAAGCAAAGGAGCTGTGGGACTGGTTATATCAGCTGGAAACTGAGAAATATGAGTATTTAGAGAAGATCAAGCGGCAAAAATATGAT ATCACCACTCTCAGGAACCGGATTGATCAGGCCCAGAAACA CAGCAAGAAGGCCGGAGCCAAGGGCAAAGTTGGAGGACGCTGGAAGTAA
- the TNNT3 gene encoding troponin T, fast skeletal muscle isoform X35, producing MSDTEDVEQVEEEYEEEEAQEEVHEPEKKPRPPPLAAPKIPEGEKVDFDDIQKKRQNKDLIELQALIDSHFEARKKEEEELLALKERIEKRRAERSEQQRIRAEKEKERQARLAEEKARREEEDAKRRAEDDMKKKKALSSMGATYSSYLAKADQKRGKKQTARELKKKVLAERRKPLNIDHLSEDKLRDKAKELWDWLYQLETEKYEYLEKIKRQKYDITTLRNRIDQAQKHSKKAGAKGKVGGRWK from the exons ATGTCTGATACCGAAGACGT AGAGCAAGTAGAGG AAGAATACGAAGAAGAAG AAGCTCAAGAGGAAG TTCATGAGCCAG AGAAGAAACCCAGACCACCACC GCTGGCTGCACCTAAGATCCCAGAGGGCGAGAAAGTAGACTTTGAT GACATCCAAAAGAAGAGGCAGAACAAAGACTTGATTGAGCTCCAAGCCTTGATTGATAGTCATTTTGAAGCccggaagaaggaagaggaggagctgcTGGCCCTCAAAGAGAGAATT GAGAAACGTAGAGCCGAAAGGTCAGAGCAGCAAAGAATCCGggctgagaaggaaaaggagCGCCAAGCAAGGCTTGCT GAGGAGAAGgccagaagagaggaggaagatgccaAAAGACGGGCTGAAGAtgacatgaagaagaagaaggctctTTCCTCCATGGGTGCCACATATAGCAGCTACTTGGCTAAG GCTGatcaaaagagaggaaagaaacaaACTGCAAGGGAACTGAAGAAGAAAGTCCTGGCAGAGAGGCGCAAACCTCTAAACATTGACCACCTTAGTGAAGACAAACTGAG GGATAAAGCAAAGGAGCTGTGGGACTGGTTATATCAGCTGGAAACTGAGAAATATGAGTATTTAGAGAAGATCAAGCGGCAAAAATATGAT ATCACCACTCTCAGGAACCGGATTGATCAGGCCCAGAAACA CAGCAAGAAGGCCGGAGCCAAGGGCAAAGTTGGAGGACGCTGGAAGTAA
- the TNNT3 gene encoding troponin T, fast skeletal muscle isoform X14, which produces MSDTEDVEQVEEEAQEEEAQEEVHVPVHEPEEVHEEEKKPRPPPLAAPKIPEGEKVDFDDIQKKRQNKDLIELQALIDSHFEARKKEEEELLALKERIEKRRAERSEQQRIRAEKEKERQARLAEEKARREEEDAKRRAEDDMKKKKALSSMGATYSSYLAKADQKRGKKQTARELKKKVLAERRKPLNIDHLSEDKLRDKAKELWDWLYQLETEKYEYLEKIKRQKYDITTLRNRIDQAQKHSKKAGAKGKVGGRWK; this is translated from the exons ATGTCTGATACCGAAGACGT AGAGCAAGTAGAGG AAGAAGCACAAGAAGAAG AAGCTCAAGAGGAAG TTCATGTACCAG TTCATGAACCAG AAGAAGTCCATGAAGAAG AGAAGAAACCCAGACCACCACC GCTGGCTGCACCTAAGATCCCAGAGGGCGAGAAAGTAGACTTTGAT GACATCCAAAAGAAGAGGCAGAACAAAGACTTGATTGAGCTCCAAGCCTTGATTGATAGTCATTTTGAAGCccggaagaaggaagaggaggagctgcTGGCCCTCAAAGAGAGAATT GAGAAACGTAGAGCCGAAAGGTCAGAGCAGCAAAGAATCCGggctgagaaggaaaaggagCGCCAAGCAAGGCTTGCT GAGGAGAAGgccagaagagaggaggaagatgccaAAAGACGGGCTGAAGAtgacatgaagaagaagaaggctctTTCCTCCATGGGTGCCACATATAGCAGCTACTTGGCTAAG GCTGatcaaaagagaggaaagaaacaaACTGCAAGGGAACTGAAGAAGAAAGTCCTGGCAGAGAGGCGCAAACCTCTAAACATTGACCACCTTAGTGAAGACAAACTGAG GGATAAAGCAAAGGAGCTGTGGGACTGGTTATATCAGCTGGAAACTGAGAAATATGAGTATTTAGAGAAGATCAAGCGGCAAAAATATGAT ATCACCACTCTCAGGAACCGGATTGATCAGGCCCAGAAACA CAGCAAGAAGGCCGGAGCCAAGGGCAAAGTTGGAGGACGCTGGAAGTAA